DNA sequence from the Veillonellaceae bacterium genome:
GTGGTTCCGGATGCTGCACTATTTGTGAAGGCATCATTGTGAATACTAACAAAGATGTCGGCATCTGCTTCATTAGCTACATCTACTCTGGCACCTAATTCTTCACTGGCCGAGGCGTTCGGACCATACACATCAGTGTCGTTGTCCCTGGTCATGATTACAGTACAGCCATTAACCTCAAGTTTTTCCCGTAATAATAGGGCTATAGCGAGATTATTATCTTTCTCTAAAGTGCCAGACGGTCCGATAGCACCAGGGTCGCTGCCGCCATGGCCGGGATCAATACAGACCACTTTGCCTGTCAGACGATTGCTCTCGGGTTCAAGAATTTCAGGAACCATAGTCGGATCGGCCGGAGGGGAATAATTTGGGGAAAAAACGTGTATTACTTCGTTAGCTGCATCATACCGTATACGCCAACGAAGCGTTTTAGCCATGCTTTTCAGGGCAAGTAGCAAGTCCCTGTTAACACGAATGTTGACAGGCACTCTTTCGCCATCTATAATTATCCGCATTACTTAAATCACCATCCTTAGAATACTT
Encoded proteins:
- a CDS encoding N-acetylmuramoyl-L-alanine amidase; the encoded protein is MRIIIDGERVPVNIRVNRDLLLALKSMAKTLRWRIRYDAANEVIHVFSPNYSPPADPTMVPEILEPESNRLTGKVVCIDPGHGGSDPGAIGPSGTLEKDNNLAIALLLREKLEVNGCTVIMTRDNDTDVYGPNASASEELGARVDVANEADADIFVSIHNDAFTNSAASGTTTYHYGHDASIKLANYIQKCLVDELGTKDRNVRFGSFYVIRYTNMPSVLVEVAFISNPEEELLLASCDGRTKVAQSICEGIMKYFKV